Within the Candidatus Rokuibacteriota bacterium genome, the region CCTTCCTCCTCGGCGTCGCGCTCGGGAGCGCCCTCTTCGCCCAGCTCTGCGGCGAGCGGCGGGTCGACCCGGTCGCGTTCGCGCTCGTCGAGCTGGGGATCGGTCTCTCGGCGCTCCTGACCCTCCCCGCCTTCGAGAAGATACCGGATCTCCTCCTGCGGGCTTTCACCGTCTCCCTGTCGCCCGAGTTCGTGCTGGTCGTCCAGCTCGTGCTGAGCATCGCCGCGATGATCGTCCCCACGCTCCTCGTGGGCGCCAGCTTCCCCTGTGCGGTGAAGATCGTTGCCCGCGGCGTGGACCGGGTGGGCTCCGACGTGGGGAGGCTCTACGCCCTCAACACGCTCGGCGCCATCGCGGGAACAGTCCTGGCGGGCTTCGCCCTGATCCCCGCGATCGGTGCCCACGCCGCCGTGAAGGCCGCGGCCCTCCTGAACCTGGTCGTCGGTGGGGCCATCGTCATCGGGTCAGCCCGGAGCCTCAGCGGCTGGCAGTGGGGCGGCTCGGCGGCGCTCACGGCCGCCACGCTGGCCGGGGTGCTGTGGATCCCGCCCTGGAACCAGACGGTGATGGCGAGCGGCGTCTCCGTCTACGCGAGCGCGTACCGGGGATTCGCCGGCAAGGTGGAGCTGGCCCGGGCCTTCCCCCAGCACCAGCTGCTCTTCTACGAGGACGGCCTCAGCGCCACGGTGAGCGTGCACCGCCAGGGCGAGCACATGTTCCTCCGAGTGAACGGGAAGACCGACGCCAGCACCGGCGGCGATATGCACACCCAGCTCATGTCGGGCCACCTGCCCCTCCTGCTCCACCCGGACCCGAAGACGGTACTGGTCATCGGGCTCGGCAGCGGCGTCACCGTCGGGGCCGTGGCCCAGCACCCGGTGGAGCGCATCGACGCGGTCGAGATCGAGCCCGCGGTGGTCAGGGCGTCCCGGCTCTTCGCGCGCGAAAACCGCGGAGCCCTGAGCGACCCGAGAGTCCGGCTCGTGCTCGGCGATGGCCGGAACTTCCTCCTCGCCACTCCCCGGAACTACGACGTGATCATCTCCGAGCCCTCGAACCCCTGGATCGGCGGCCTCGCCGCCCTCTTTTCCCAGGAGTTCTACGAGCTGGCACGGCGGCGGCTGAACCCGGAAGGCATCATGCTCCAGTGGGTCCAGGGATACGGTCTCCTCCCCTCCGACCTCAAGATGGTGGTCAAGACCTTTCGCACCGCGTTCCCGGCGACCAGCATCTGGCACACCCGTCGGATGAGCGACTATCTGCTGCTGGGCCGGGAGCGGCCCCGGCCCCTTGACCTGGGCCGGATCGAGGCGGCGCACGAGGCGATCGCCGGCCTCCGCCAGGACATGGAGCGGTCGGGCTTCCGGTCGCCCGCCGCTCTCCTCGCCGACTTCGTCCTCACCGAGCCCGATGTCGCGCGCTACGCGGAGGACGCCAACCTGAACACCGATGACCTGCTCCCCCTGGAATTCTCGGCTCCGCGGAGCCTCCACCTGGACACGGCTGCCCTGAACTTCAGGATCATGCTCGGCTTCAGGACCTCCGAGTTCCCGCTCCTGCCGCCGGACGCCCTCCGCCGGCTCGACACGCCCGGGGTCCGACACGACCTCGGCATCGCGTACGTCCGAAAGGGCCTTCCCGCTGAGGCGGCCGCCCAGTTCGAAAAAGCCCTGGCCCTCGACCCGGCCCACACTCCCTCCCTCCTCGAGCTCGGCAAGGTGCAGCTCACGTCGAATCTCCCGCTCAAGGCCGTCGAGAGCTTCGAGGCAGCGCTCAGACGCGATCCCCGAAGCGCGGAGGCGTACTTCCAGCTCGCGCTGGCCTACCAGGCGCAGCAGCTCCACGCCAAGGCCCTCGGGTTCGCCTCGAAGGCCGTCGCCCTCAAGCCTCGGGAGGCCACCTACCGGGCGCAGCTCGCCCAGCTCCTCCAGGAGGCGGGACGCTACGCGGAGGCCGTCGAGCACTACCTCGCGGCGCGACGGGAGAGGCCGACGGACACCGGAATCCTGGACGGGCTCGGGGCCGCGTACCTCAAGCAACGGCGGATCCAGGAAGCGGTCACGGTGCTCGAGGAGGCCCTGCGCTACGAGCCCGATAACGCCGCGCTCCTCCACCGGATGGGAAGCGCCTACCTGGCCGCGAACCGGCACGCCAACGCGGTGGGCGTGCTCAGGCGCGCGGTGGCGCACGCGCCGCTCGCCGCGCGGGCCCACATCGATCTCGGCTACGCGCACTTGGGCCAGGGCGACCTCGTCAGCGCGATCGAGGCGCTTGAGCGCGGCCTCTGGCTCGATCCCGTGGAGACCGCTGCCGCCCGGACCCTCAGCGAGATCTACGCCAAAGTGTACGGGCCCGCGCCGAACGCGCGGTAGACAGGTTTGGTCACCCGGCTTCCGCATTTGGTCACCGCGAGCGAAGTCGGTCGTCCCGGGAGTTTCTCTCGCTGGAACGCGGCGATTTTCAGGTATTCTGGTCTTTGAAGGAGCGCACGGGTCGAGGGCCGGTGGAGAGGGACGACAGCGGCTGGCAGGGTTGATGCATCTGATGCACCGAGAGGTCGCATGAAGGTCCTGATCACCGGCGGGGCCGGATACATCGGATCCCTGCTGACCGGCGTCCTGCTCAATGCCGGTCACCACGTCACCGTCGTGGACTGCCTCCTCTTCGGCGGCGACTCGATCCTGCCGTACTTCGCGCACCCGCGGTTCGCCTTCGAGAAGCTGGACGTCTGCACGGGCGACCTCGCGGGCTCCATGAACGGCGCCGATGCCGTGGTGCACCTGGCGGCGCTCGTGGGGTTTCCGGCCTGCCAGCAGGTCGGCGAGGCGGCAGCCATGCGGTTCAACGTGGAGGCGACCCGCCGGGTGTTCGAGGCCGCTGAGGCTGGGCGGGTTCAGCGCTTCCTCCTCGCCTCCACCTACAGCAACTACGGCCGCGCGGCGGACGACCAGCCCGTGACTGAGGACTCTCCGCTCTACCCGCAGTCCCTCTACGCCCGGACCAAGATCGCGGCCGAGGAGTATCTCCTCGAGCGGGGCCGGACCGCGCGCTGCGCCCCGGTCATCCCCCGCTTCACCACGCTCTTCGGCGTCTCCCCGCGCACGCGCTTCGACCTCCTGGTGAACCAGTTTGTCCTGGAGGCCCTGACGGACCGGCGCCTGGTCCTCTACGAGGGCAACTACCGGCGCTCCTTCGTGCACGTCCGTGACGTGGTGGAGGCGCTCTGCTTGCTCCTCCAGGCGCCGATCCCGGCCGTGAGAAACCAGGTGTTCAACGTGGGGTCGGAGGAGGGCAATTACTCCAAGGCGGAGATCGCCGGGCTGGTGTGCAAGGCGGTCGCCGACGTCGCGATCGAGCAGCGCAACCTGAGCTTCGGCGGCGACATGCGCGATGTAACGGTCTCGTGCCGGAAGATCCAGGCGCGGGTCGGCTTCCGCGTCCGCATCAGCGTCGAGGAGGGGATCCGCGAGGTGCGGGACGCGCTCCAGTCGGGGCTGATCCACGAGCCCCGGTCGGCCCGATACCGGAACCACACCTTCATCGTCCAGTAGCAGCCGGCGATGGGCAGGCTCAGCGGAAAGCGCATCATCGTCACGGGCGGCGCCGGTTTCCTGGGTTCCTCTGTCGTTGACGAGCTGAGGACGCGCGACGCGGCGGACCTCGTCGTGCCCCGGAGCGCAGAGTACGACCTCCGCGATCCGGGGGCCATCCGCCGTCTCCTCCGGGAAGTTGACCCCCACGTCGTCATCCACCTCGCCGCGCGCGTCGGCGGGATCGGGGCGAACCAGGCGCATCCCGCCGAGTTCTTCTACGAGAACCTCCTGATGGGAGTCCAGCTCCTGCACGAAGCGTGGCAGGCAGGGGTCGAGAAGTTCGTGGCTGTCGGGACGGTCTGCGCCTACCCGAAGTCGACCCCCGTCCCGTTCAGCGAGGACGACCTCTGGGGCGGCTATCCCGAGGAGACGAACGCGCCGTACGGGCTCGCGAAGAAGATGCTCCTGGTGCAGGCCCGGGCGTACCGGCAGCAGTACGGCTTCAACGCGATCTACCTGCTGCCCGCCAACCTGTACGGGCCCGGGGACTCCTTCGACCCGGACCGCTCCCACGTGATCCCGGCCCTGGTCAAGAAGTGCCTGGACGCCCAGCGCGCCGGCGTCCGGGAGATCGTCGTCTGGGGGGACGGAAGCCCCACGCGCGAGTTCCTCTACGTGGCGGACGCCGCGCGCGGGATCGCCCTCGCCACCGAGCGCTACGACGGGGCCGACCCCGTGAACCTCGGGTCGGGGCGCGAGATCTCGATCAAGGATCTCGTCACGCTGATCGCGAACCACACCGGATTCACGGGACGCATCGCCTGGGACGTCTCGAAGCCGAACGGCCAGCCCCGCCGCTCTCTGGACACGAGCCGGGCGGAGCGGGAGTTCGGCTTCCGCGCCACCACGCCCTTCGAGGAGGGGCTCCGACGCACCATCGAGTGGTACCGGAAGACCGTCGGGGGCCAGGCGCCGCTCTCCGCCGGACGTTTCACCTGATGCAGCCGGAAGCCGCCGGCCTCTTTTCCGCCGGGCTCCGAGACCCGGCCGCCACGCCGGAAACGCTCCGACGCCCCCCCGCCGACTATCGCGACTACTCGGAGAGCCGCCGGACCTTCTTCGATCGTTTC harbors:
- a CDS encoding GDP-L-fucose synthase, coding for MGRLSGKRIIVTGGAGFLGSSVVDELRTRDAADLVVPRSAEYDLRDPGAIRRLLREVDPHVVIHLAARVGGIGANQAHPAEFFYENLLMGVQLLHEAWQAGVEKFVAVGTVCAYPKSTPVPFSEDDLWGGYPEETNAPYGLAKKMLLVQARAYRQQYGFNAIYLLPANLYGPGDSFDPDRSHVIPALVKKCLDAQRAGVREIVVWGDGSPTREFLYVADAARGIALATERYDGADPVNLGSGREISIKDLVTLIANHTGFTGRIAWDVSKPNGQPRRSLDTSRAEREFGFRATTPFEEGLRRTIEWYRKTVGGQAPLSAGRFT
- a CDS encoding NAD(P)-dependent oxidoreductase, producing MKVLITGGAGYIGSLLTGVLLNAGHHVTVVDCLLFGGDSILPYFAHPRFAFEKLDVCTGDLAGSMNGADAVVHLAALVGFPACQQVGEAAAMRFNVEATRRVFEAAEAGRVQRFLLASTYSNYGRAADDQPVTEDSPLYPQSLYARTKIAAEEYLLERGRTARCAPVIPRFTTLFGVSPRTRFDLLVNQFVLEALTDRRLVLYEGNYRRSFVHVRDVVEALCLLLQAPIPAVRNQVFNVGSEEGNYSKAEIAGLVCKAVADVAIEQRNLSFGGDMRDVTVSCRKIQARVGFRVRISVEEGIREVRDALQSGLIHEPRSARYRNHTFIVQ
- a CDS encoding fused MFS/spermidine synthase, whose amino-acid sequence is MGDPNRELRKIVAGVLACFFLSGATGLVYEVLWVRMLGLLFGHTVFAVTTVLTAFMAGLGLGSFLLGRVADRRQRPLALYALLEAGIGVSCLLVPLLLPSVEALYLALSRSLQLSSFVFSLAQFVLVFSLLLVPTTLMGATLPVLSRFFVSDEGSLGKRVGQLYALNTFGAVVGTALAGYFLLPAFGARGTLYLAATLNIGIGALMLAYDRHLRRLRPMGLREAAASLEQVSLPIATPPGAVSGLIGLTVTGLALSGAASMIYEVAWTRALTLVIGSSTYAFTAMLLAFLLGVALGSALFAQLCGERRVDPVAFALVELGIGLSALLTLPAFEKIPDLLLRAFTVSLSPEFVLVVQLVLSIAAMIVPTLLVGASFPCAVKIVARGVDRVGSDVGRLYALNTLGAIAGTVLAGFALIPAIGAHAAVKAAALLNLVVGGAIVIGSARSLSGWQWGGSAALTAATLAGVLWIPPWNQTVMASGVSVYASAYRGFAGKVELARAFPQHQLLFYEDGLSATVSVHRQGEHMFLRVNGKTDASTGGDMHTQLMSGHLPLLLHPDPKTVLVIGLGSGVTVGAVAQHPVERIDAVEIEPAVVRASRLFARENRGALSDPRVRLVLGDGRNFLLATPRNYDVIISEPSNPWIGGLAALFSQEFYELARRRLNPEGIMLQWVQGYGLLPSDLKMVVKTFRTAFPATSIWHTRRMSDYLLLGRERPRPLDLGRIEAAHEAIAGLRQDMERSGFRSPAALLADFVLTEPDVARYAEDANLNTDDLLPLEFSAPRSLHLDTAALNFRIMLGFRTSEFPLLPPDALRRLDTPGVRHDLGIAYVRKGLPAEAAAQFEKALALDPAHTPSLLELGKVQLTSNLPLKAVESFEAALRRDPRSAEAYFQLALAYQAQQLHAKALGFASKAVALKPREATYRAQLAQLLQEAGRYAEAVEHYLAARRERPTDTGILDGLGAAYLKQRRIQEAVTVLEEALRYEPDNAALLHRMGSAYLAANRHANAVGVLRRAVAHAPLAARAHIDLGYAHLGQGDLVSAIEALERGLWLDPVETAAARTLSEIYAKVYGPAPNAR